A single region of the Bacteroidota bacterium genome encodes:
- a CDS encoding phenylalanine--tRNA ligase subunit alpha has translation MRERLEDLQQKLHEIKINSSEDLEKFRLKYLSRKGILSELFEEFKQVPNEMKRDLGKLMNVVKNSAEEKLKEATDKFTSKKSNSKESNTDYTLPAEQVIVGSRHPLNIVENQIVAIFTKLGFTIAEGPEIEDDWHNFSALNFPMNHPARDMQDTFFIDNEIALRTHTSSVQVRLMQEKNPPLRAIMPGRVYRNEAISARANCFFHQIEGIYIDKNVSFTDLKQTLYAFVKDMFGEDVEVRFRPSYFPFTEPSAEMDISCQICKGKGCNICKYSGWVEILGCGMIDPNVLVNCNIDPEEYTGFAFGMGIERITMLKFDIKDLRTFFINDVRFLKQFTDV, from the coding sequence ATGAGAGAAAGGTTAGAAGATCTTCAACAAAAATTACATGAGATAAAAATAAATTCGAGCGAAGATTTAGAAAAATTTCGTTTAAAATATTTATCACGAAAAGGCATTTTAAGTGAATTATTTGAAGAATTTAAGCAAGTTCCTAATGAAATGAAGCGAGATTTAGGAAAATTGATGAATGTTGTAAAAAATAGCGCAGAAGAAAAACTAAAAGAAGCTACTGATAAATTTACTTCAAAAAAATCAAATTCGAAAGAAAGCAATACCGATTATACTTTACCGGCTGAGCAAGTAATTGTAGGTTCAAGGCATCCTTTAAATATAGTTGAAAATCAAATTGTCGCAATTTTTACCAAGCTGGGATTTACAATAGCTGAAGGCCCGGAAATTGAAGATGACTGGCATAATTTCAGTGCATTGAATTTTCCAATGAATCATCCGGCCAGAGATATGCAGGATACCTTTTTTATTGATAATGAAATTGCATTGCGTACCCACACCTCATCAGTTCAGGTAAGGTTAATGCAAGAAAAAAATCCGCCCTTACGGGCTATTATGCCTGGAAGAGTTTATAGAAATGAAGCCATATCAGCACGCGCCAATTGTTTTTTCCACCAGATAGAGGGAATTTATATAGATAAAAATGTAAGCTTTACGGATTTAAAACAAACCCTTTATGCATTTGTAAAAGATATGTTTGGTGAAGATGTAGAAGTACGTTTCAGACCAAGCTATTTTCCTTTTACTGAACCTAGTGCCGAAATGGATATTAGTTGCCAGATTTGTAAAGGAAAAGGCTGTAATATTTGCAAGTATAGTGGTTGGGTGGAAATATTAGGTTGCGGAATGATAGACCCAAATGTTTTAGTCAACTGTAATATAGACCCGGAAGAATATACCGGTTTTGCTTTCGGAATGGGAATAGAAAGAATAACCATGCTAAAATTTGATATCAAAGATTTGAGAACATTTTTTATCAATGATGTTCGTTTTCTGAAACAATTTACTGATGTGTAA
- a CDS encoding FAD-binding oxidoreductase — MKQTFYDAEIVKIIDETNTTKRFFFKVNHLNQFEFKAGQFVMIDLPIDSKITYRSYSIASAPDGTNEFELLIVLNPDGKGTPYLWENIVVGSIVKVAGPVGKFTLPEELDREVCFLCTGTGIAPLRSMLHDIMNKNKLHYPVKIIFGSRKKEDLLYYEEMAQLAEQYSQFEFIPVLSRETSDVWSGKTGYVHEVYEYIYADKRPCYFYICGWSAMIKEARERLVTLGYTKSDIKFELYD; from the coding sequence ATGAAACAAACCTTTTATGATGCTGAAATTGTTAAAATTATTGACGAAACAAATACTACCAAACGTTTCTTTTTTAAAGTTAATCATTTAAACCAATTTGAATTTAAAGCAGGCCAATTTGTAATGATTGACTTGCCCATAGATTCCAAAATAACTTACCGAAGCTACAGTATTGCATCAGCTCCTGATGGAACCAATGAGTTTGAATTACTCATTGTATTAAATCCGGATGGAAAGGGAACCCCTTACTTATGGGAAAATATAGTAGTAGGCTCCATCGTAAAAGTAGCTGGCCCTGTGGGTAAATTTACCTTACCCGAAGAATTAGATAGAGAAGTATGCTTTTTATGTACCGGTACCGGTATAGCGCCATTAAGAAGCATGCTACATGATATAATGAATAAAAACAAACTTCATTATCCTGTAAAAATAATTTTTGGCAGTAGAAAAAAAGAAGATTTGCTTTATTATGAAGAAATGGCGCAGTTGGCTGAACAGTACAGTCAATTTGAGTTTATACCGGTATTGAGTCGTGAAACAAGTGATGTTTGGTCTGGTAAAACAGGTTATGTACATGAAGTTTATGAATATATTTATGCTGATAAAAGACCTTGTTATTTTTACATATGCGGTTGGAGTGCAATGATTAAAGAAGCACGCGAAAGATTAGTTACCTTGGGTTATACCAAAAGTGATATAAAATTTGAACTGTACGATTAA
- a CDS encoding leucyl aminopeptidase: MSIKINLVNKANTANSTLIVTNKKAKWDALGFSKQESQYINKKIKAADTFITINQFDRLVFIQLSEEFEKKNKFAALESYRALGNKVCAAVNSHKYNTIQIAETGITEESVLAIAEGIALSNYQFIKYLSDKKENTLQTISIVSTKFNKQAVEQINILVESVYQARNLVNEPQNIINAITLSNEFKKLGKAANFKVEVLNKKQIESLKMGGLLAVNLGSKIPPTFTIMEYKPAKPKNKKPLVLVGKGVVYDTGGLSLKPTANSMDTMKCDMAGSAAVACAIYAIAKAKLNYHVIALVPATDNRPGENAYTPGDVITMFDGKTVEVLNTDAEGRLILADALSYAKKYSPELVLDFATLTGAAAAAIGQYGIVCMGTADEKEKNAMKESGNYTHERLVEFPFWDDYGKLIKSDIADMKNIGGPVGGAITAGKFLEKFIDYPWMHFDIAGPAFISGNDSYRSKMATGVGVRFIFDFVKNQAK; this comes from the coding sequence ATGAGCATTAAAATTAATTTAGTAAACAAAGCCAATACAGCCAACTCTACTTTAATAGTAACCAATAAAAAAGCAAAATGGGACGCTTTAGGTTTCAGCAAACAAGAAAGCCAATACATTAATAAAAAGATAAAAGCTGCCGATACCTTTATTACCATCAATCAATTTGACCGATTGGTATTTATACAGTTAAGCGAAGAATTTGAAAAGAAAAACAAATTTGCAGCCTTAGAATCATATAGGGCATTAGGCAATAAAGTTTGTGCGGCTGTTAACTCCCATAAATACAATACCATTCAAATAGCCGAAACCGGCATTACCGAAGAAAGCGTATTAGCTATAGCAGAAGGAATAGCTTTAAGCAATTACCAGTTTATTAAATACTTAAGCGATAAAAAAGAAAATACCCTACAAACCATTTCAATAGTTAGTACCAAATTCAATAAACAAGCTGTTGAGCAAATAAACATTCTGGTAGAATCTGTTTACCAGGCTCGTAATTTAGTTAATGAACCACAAAACATTATCAATGCGATTACATTGAGTAATGAATTTAAAAAACTTGGAAAAGCCGCCAATTTTAAAGTAGAAGTACTTAATAAAAAACAAATTGAGAGTTTGAAAATGGGCGGTTTATTAGCAGTAAATCTAGGAAGTAAAATACCACCTACTTTTACCATTATGGAATACAAGCCGGCTAAACCTAAAAACAAAAAACCGTTGGTTTTAGTAGGAAAAGGCGTAGTATACGATACAGGCGGATTAAGCTTAAAACCAACAGCCAACAGCATGGATACCATGAAATGTGATATGGCCGGTTCAGCCGCTGTAGCTTGTGCTATTTATGCCATCGCCAAAGCCAAATTAAATTACCACGTAATAGCATTGGTTCCGGCTACCGATAATCGCCCGGGAGAAAATGCCTATACTCCAGGAGATGTTATTACCATGTTTGATGGAAAAACAGTAGAAGTTTTAAATACCGATGCAGAAGGAAGATTAATATTAGCCGATGCTTTATCATATGCTAAAAAATATTCACCTGAGCTGGTTTTAGATTTTGCTACATTAACAGGAGCTGCCGCTGCCGCTATAGGTCAATACGGAATAGTTTGCATGGGAACCGCAGATGAAAAAGAAAAAAATGCCATGAAAGAAAGTGGTAATTATACACATGAGCGTTTAGTTGAGTTTCCTTTCTGGGATGATTACGGAAAATTAATTAAATCAGATATAGCCGATATGAAAAACATTGGTGGCCCCGTTGGCGGAGCCATTACTGCGGGTAAATTCTTAGAAAAATTTATTGATTACCCGTGGATGCACTTTGATATAGCCGGCCCAGCTTTTATTTCAGGAAACGACAGTTACAGAAGTAAAATGGCTACAGGCGTAGGAGTAAGGTTTATTTTTGATTTTGTTAAAAACCAGGCAAAATAA